In Humulus lupulus chromosome 6, drHumLupu1.1, whole genome shotgun sequence, a single genomic region encodes these proteins:
- the LOC133785805 gene encoding uncharacterized protein LOC133785805, which yields MHDTTSSDFQVFVDLGTLQEISFQRTEAPLEFVNLDNVAIGEQEEDEDREEGFEEGEEEEHIQEDDVEEDEQIEEDDDVEQVDSDDEDYDNDE from the coding sequence ATGCATGATACTACTTCATCTGATTTCCAAGTGTTTGTTGATCTTGGTACGTTACAAGAAATTAGCTTCCAACGTACAGAGGCTCCATTAGAGTTTGTCAATttagataatgttgcaattggGGAGCAGGAGGAAGATGAGGACAGAGAGGAAGGGTTTGAAGAGGGGGAAGAAGAGGAACACATACAAGAAGATGATGTAGAGGAAGATGAACaaatagaagaagatgatgacGTAGAACAAGTTGATAGCGATGATGAAGATTATGATAATGATGAATAA